The genome window GGCCTCGGCCTCCGCCTCGGCCTGGGCCTCGTCGGACCATTCGCCCAGGGCGATCAGATGCTGTTTCAGCCGCGCGACCGGATCACCCAGCGGCCATTTGTCGTGCTCGTCGCCCGGGCGATAGCGGCTGGGGTCGTCGGAGGTCGAGTGGGGCGCACCGCGATAGGTGAACAGCTCGATCACCGTGGCACCCTGGTTCGACCGGGCGCGTTCCTCGGCCCACTGGGTCGCCGCCCAGACGGCCAGGAAGTCGTTGCCGTCGACCCGCAGCGCCGGCAGGCCATAGCCGATGGCCTTGGACGCGAAGGTGGTCTCCAGCCCTCCGGCGATGCCCATGAAGGAGCTGATGGCCCACTGGTTGTTGACGACGTTCAGGATCACCGGCGCCCGATAGACCGAGGCGAACGTCAGGGCGTTGTGGAAGTCGCCCTCCGCCGTCGCCCCGTCGCCGATCCAGGTGATGGCGATCTTGTCGTCGCCCTTGTAGGCGCTGGCCATGGCCCAGCCGACGGCCTGGGGCACCTGCGTGCCCAGATTGCCGCTGATGGTGAAGAAGCCATAGTCCTTCGCCGAATACATGATCGGCAGCTGGCGGCCCTTGATGGGGTCGGCGGCGTTCGAATAGATCTGGTTCATCATGTCGACCAGCGGATAGCCGCGCGCGATCAGAAGCCCCTGCTGGCGATAGGTGGGAAAGCCCATATCCTCGCGGCTCAGGATCATGCCCTGGGCGACCGCGATGGCCTCCTCGCCCGTGCACTTCATATAGAAGCTGGTCTTGCCCTGGCGGTGGGCCCGGTGCATCCGGTCGTCGAAGGCGCGGGTCAGGATCATCGCCTTCAGACCCTTCTTCAACGTCCCGGCATCCAGACGCGGGTTCCAGGGCCCGACGGCCTGGCCCTCGTCGTCCAGCACCCGGATCAGGCGGAAGGCCAGGTCCAGCATCTGTACCGGTCGCGCC of Brevundimonas subvibrioides contains these proteins:
- a CDS encoding 3-methyl-2-oxobutanoate dehydrogenase (2-methylpropanoyl-transferring) subunit alpha, whose product is MTRNTQPLSLRVPEPTGRPGDAPDFSHLKLDVAGAVDRPPVEARPVQMLDLAFRLIRVLDDEGQAVGPWNPRLDAGTLKKGLKAMILTRAFDDRMHRAHRQGKTSFYMKCTGEEAIAVAQGMILSREDMGFPTYRQQGLLIARGYPLVDMMNQIYSNAADPIKGRQLPIMYSAKDYGFFTISGNLGTQVPQAVGWAMASAYKGDDKIAITWIGDGATAEGDFHNALTFASVYRAPVILNVVNNQWAISSFMGIAGGLETTFASKAIGYGLPALRVDGNDFLAVWAATQWAEERARSNQGATVIELFTYRGAPHSTSDDPSRYRPGDEHDKWPLGDPVARLKQHLIALGEWSDEAQAEAEAEAVAQVRAAGREAEAIGTLGQSRPSVKMMFEEVFATEDWRLTEQRREVGV